One window of the Rhizobiaceae bacterium genome contains the following:
- a CDS encoding type II toxin-antitoxin system prevent-host-death family antitoxin translates to MPHTVLAEVTASVSELKRNPMATVAAGDGFPVVILNRNEPAFYCVPAKAFEAMMDRLEDIELNAVADARSGEKRIRVTLDEL, encoded by the coding sequence ATGCCGCACACCGTCCTTGCCGAAGTGACCGCCAGCGTCTCGGAGCTCAAAAGGAATCCGATGGCCACCGTCGCCGCGGGTGACGGCTTTCCGGTCGTGATTCTCAACCGCAACGAGCCCGCTTTCTATTGCGTCCCCGCCAAAGCGTTCGAAGCGATGATGGACAGGCTTGAGGATATCGAACTCAATGCCGTCGCGGATGCCCGTTCAGGAGAAAAGCGCATCCGCGTGACCCTTGATGAGCTATGA
- the puuE gene encoding allantoinase PuuE has protein sequence MRYVRDMRGYGANPPDPQWPGGAHVCVQFVVNYEEGGENCILHGDKASEAFLSEIVGATPWPGLRHWNMESIYEYGARAGFWRLHHMFTEAAVPVTVYGVATALARSPDQVEAMQKADWEIASHGLRWIDYREHGIEDERRDLIEAIRLHTEVVGARPTGWYTGRTSANTARLVAEEGGFAYCSDTYDDDLPYWLDHDGHGNAIPPQLIIPYTLDANDMRFAVAAGFPSGDQFFAYLKDSFDTLYAEGKAGRPRMMSIGLHCRLVGRPGRAAALKRFIDYVKSHDRVWLARRIDIAEHWRRTHPYEAPALRPSRMGGEEFVERFGGIFEHSPWIAERAFKLELGPAHDSAGGLHNALARIFRSASPDERLGVLQAHPDLAGRLAQAKRLTAESTAEQASAGLDALTDAERERFTALNEAYVKKFGFPFIIAVRDNTKAGILAAFENRLENGREVEFETACKQVERIARLRLDALLPE, from the coding sequence ATGCGATACGTCAGGGACATGCGAGGCTACGGCGCCAACCCGCCCGATCCGCAATGGCCGGGCGGCGCGCATGTCTGCGTGCAGTTCGTCGTCAATTACGAGGAAGGCGGCGAGAACTGCATCCTGCACGGCGACAAGGCGTCGGAGGCCTTTCTTTCGGAGATCGTCGGCGCGACCCCATGGCCCGGCCTGCGCCACTGGAACATGGAATCGATCTACGAATACGGCGCGCGCGCCGGCTTCTGGCGGCTCCACCATATGTTCACCGAGGCCGCTGTGCCGGTGACGGTCTATGGCGTCGCCACGGCGCTCGCCCGCTCGCCCGACCAGGTCGAGGCGATGCAGAAGGCGGATTGGGAGATCGCCTCGCATGGTTTGAGGTGGATCGATTATCGCGAGCACGGCATCGAGGACGAGCGCCGCGACCTGATCGAGGCCATACGCCTGCACACGGAAGTGGTCGGCGCGCGGCCGACCGGCTGGTATACGGGGCGCACCTCGGCCAACACGGCGCGGCTGGTCGCCGAGGAAGGCGGCTTCGCCTATTGTTCCGACACGTATGACGACGACCTTCCTTACTGGCTCGACCATGACGGGCACGGCAACGCGATCCCGCCGCAACTCATCATCCCCTATACGCTCGACGCCAACGACATGCGCTTCGCCGTGGCGGCGGGCTTTCCCTCCGGCGACCAGTTTTTCGCCTATCTGAAGGATTCCTTCGACACGCTCTATGCCGAAGGGAAGGCAGGCCGGCCGCGCATGATGAGCATCGGGCTGCATTGCCGCCTCGTCGGCCGGCCGGGCCGCGCTGCGGCGCTGAAGCGGTTCATCGACTATGTGAAAAGCCATGACCGCGTGTGGCTCGCGCGGCGGATCGACATCGCCGAGCACTGGCGCCGGACGCATCCCTACGAGGCGCCGGCCCTGCGCCCCTCCCGCATGGGCGGGGAGGAATTCGTCGAAAGATTCGGCGGCATCTTCGAGCATTCGCCGTGGATCGCCGAACGCGCCTTCAAGCTGGAGCTTGGCCCGGCCCATGACAGCGCGGGCGGGCTGCACAATGCGCTTGCGCGCATCTTCCGCTCGGCCAGTCCCGACGAGCGGCTCGGCGTGTTGCAGGCGCATCCCGACCTTGCCGGCAGGCTGGCGCAGGCGAAGCGGCTGACGGCGGAATCGACGGCGGAGCAGGCCAGCGCCGGTCTCGACGCGCTGACCGATGCCGAACGGGAGAGGTTCACGGCGCTCAACGAAGCCTATGTCAAGAAATTCGGCTTCCCGTTCATCATCGCCGTGCGCGACAACACCAAGGCCGGCATCCTGGCCGCGTTCGAAAACCGGCTGGAGAACGGTCGCGAGGTCGAATTCGAGACGGCCTGCAAGCAGGTCGAGCGCATCGCACGGCTTCGCCTCGACGCATTGCTGCCGGAATAG
- the uraH gene encoding hydroxyisourate hydrolase yields MSKSGGGRLTTHVLDTASGKPAAGLKIALYRVSGNSHKKLKDVVTNADGRCDAPLLEGGDFRTGQYELVFFAGDYLRASGVKLPDPAFLDEVPIRFGMAEEKHYHVPLLISPYGYSTYRGS; encoded by the coding sequence ATGTCGAAATCCGGTGGCGGTCGCCTGACGACGCATGTGCTCGATACGGCATCCGGAAAGCCTGCCGCCGGGCTGAAGATCGCGCTCTACCGGGTGAGTGGCAATTCCCACAAAAAGCTCAAGGACGTCGTCACCAACGCCGACGGACGTTGCGACGCGCCGCTGCTGGAAGGTGGGGATTTCCGCACCGGCCAGTATGAGCTTGTCTTCTTCGCGGGCGACTATCTGCGCGCCTCCGGCGTGAAGCTGCCCGATCCCGCCTTCCTCGACGAGGTGCCGATCCGCTTCGGCATGGCGGAAGAAAAGCATTATCACGTGCCGCTGCTCATCTCACCCTACGGCTACTCGACCTATCGGGGCAGCTAG
- a CDS encoding bifunctional allantoicase/(S)-ureidoglycine aminohydrolase: protein MTRSYYAPHGGLPPQTDLITDRAIFTEAYAVIPRREFSDIVASYLPHWEATRAWVIARPLSGFAETFSQYVMEVLPGGGSDQPEPDEGAEGVFFVVEGELTVTFGGADHVLTPGGYAFLPPGAKWAARNAGSAPARFHWIRKAYEQVDGIAVPEAIFANENDIAPIPMPDTDGRWATTRFVDPADLRHDMHVTVVTFEPGGIIPFPETHVMEHGLYVLEGKAVYRLNNDWVEVEAGDYMWLRAFCPQACYAGGAGKFRYLLYKDVNRHMKLWKR, encoded by the coding sequence ATGACCCGCAGCTACTACGCACCGCATGGCGGGCTGCCGCCGCAGACGGATCTCATCACCGACCGGGCTATCTTCACAGAGGCCTATGCGGTCATTCCCCGACGCGAATTCTCCGACATCGTCGCCAGCTATCTGCCGCATTGGGAGGCGACGCGGGCGTGGGTGATCGCGCGGCCGCTGTCGGGCTTCGCCGAGACTTTCTCGCAATATGTGATGGAGGTGCTGCCCGGCGGCGGCAGTGATCAGCCGGAACCGGACGAAGGCGCGGAAGGCGTTTTCTTCGTGGTCGAGGGCGAGCTGACGGTGACGTTCGGCGGCGCGGACCATGTGCTGACGCCCGGCGGCTACGCCTTCCTGCCGCCCGGCGCGAAATGGGCCGCGCGCAACGCCGGCAGCGCGCCCGCGCGCTTCCACTGGATACGCAAGGCCTACGAGCAGGTGGACGGGATCGCCGTGCCGGAGGCGATCTTCGCCAACGAGAACGACATCGCCCCCATCCCCATGCCGGATACGGACGGACGCTGGGCGACGACGCGCTTCGTCGACCCCGCCGATTTGCGCCACGACATGCATGTGACCGTCGTCACCTTCGAGCCGGGCGGCATCATCCCCTTCCCCGAGACGCATGTCATGGAACACGGGCTCTACGTGCTCGAAGGCAAGGCCGTCTACCGGCTGAACAATGACTGGGTGGAGGTGGAGGCAGGCGATTATATGTGGCTGCGCGCGTTCTGCCCACAGGCCTGCTACGCCGGCGGCGCGGGCAAGTTCCGCTACCTGCTCTACAAGGACGTCAACCGGCACATGAAGCTGTGGAAGCGATGA
- a CDS encoding nucleoside deaminase has translation MTDVSLIDRLFDVIEHDIVPLTARGVARGNKLFGAAILRKDDLSLVIAETNNELENPLWHGEVHCLKRFYEMPKADRPDTKDCIFLATHEPCSLCLSAITWAGFDNFHYLFSHEDSRDSFAIPHDLKILKEVFTLDPGGYNAENAYWKSFGLRRLVRGLEVSERERLEHRIDAIQSKYDRLSEVYQASKEANDIPLN, from the coding sequence ATGACCGACGTTTCGCTGATCGACCGCCTGTTCGACGTGATCGAGCACGACATCGTGCCGCTGACCGCCAGGGGCGTGGCGCGGGGCAACAAGCTGTTCGGCGCGGCGATCCTCAGGAAAGACGACCTGTCGCTGGTGATTGCCGAGACCAACAACGAGCTGGAAAATCCGCTCTGGCATGGCGAGGTCCACTGCCTGAAGCGCTTCTACGAGATGCCGAAGGCGGATCGCCCCGACACGAAGGACTGCATCTTCCTCGCCACGCACGAGCCCTGCTCGCTCTGCCTTTCGGCGATCACATGGGCCGGCTTCGACAATTTCCACTATCTCTTCAGCCACGAGGATTCGCGCGACAGTTTTGCCATCCCGCACGACCTGAAAATCCTGAAAGAGGTCTTCACCCTCGATCCCGGCGGCTACAATGCCGAGAACGCCTATTGGAAAAGCTTCGGGCTGCGCCGGCTCGTGCGCGGTCTGGAAGTATCGGAGCGCGAGCGGCTGGAGCACCGCATCGACGCGATCCAGTCGAAATATGACAGGCTTTCCGAGGTCTATCAGGCAAGCAAGGAAGCCAACGACATCCCGCTGAACTGA
- a CDS encoding type II toxin-antitoxin system RelE/ParE family toxin, translating into MSYELEFLESALKEWKALDANTREQLRKKLRERCENPHVPSAKLRGSSDRYKIKLRSAGYRLVYTVEDDRLVVLVIAIGRRDRSEVYEKAKLR; encoded by the coding sequence ATGAGCTATGAGCTTGAGTTCCTCGAATCCGCTTTGAAGGAATGGAAGGCGCTGGACGCGAATACGCGCGAGCAGTTACGCAAGAAGCTCAGGGAGCGCTGCGAAAATCCTCACGTCCCTTCGGCGAAGCTTCGAGGCTCATCCGATCGCTACAAGATCAAGCTGAGAAGCGCCGGGTATCGTCTGGTTTACACGGTCGAGGACGATCGCCTCGTTGTTCTGGTCATCGCGATCGGCCGGCGCGACAGGTCCGAGGTATATGAAAAGGCAAAACTTCGCTGA
- a CDS encoding ureidoglycolate lyase, whose product MSRVITAVPLTREAFATFGDVIETDGAHHYPINGGMCERFHDLARVEAAGPNARVLISIFKGMPYAFPLKLTMVERHPFGSQAFVPLSPRPFLVVVCHGADDGPGTPHVFLTKPGQGVNYPRNLWHGVLTPIGAAQDFVVVDRGGDGNNLEEFHFPEPYEIHLPAGFQP is encoded by the coding sequence ATGAGCCGCGTCATCACCGCCGTACCGCTCACCCGCGAGGCGTTCGCGACTTTCGGCGACGTCATCGAGACGGACGGCGCGCATCATTATCCGATCAATGGCGGCATGTGCGAGCGCTTCCACGATCTCGCACGCGTGGAGGCGGCCGGCCCGAATGCGCGCGTGCTGATCTCGATCTTCAAGGGAATGCCCTATGCCTTCCCGCTCAAGCTGACGATGGTCGAGCGGCACCCGTTCGGCAGCCAGGCTTTTGTGCCGCTTTCGCCGCGGCCTTTCCTCGTCGTGGTTTGCCACGGCGCGGATGACGGACCCGGCACCCCGCATGTCTTCCTGACGAAACCCGGACAGGGCGTGAACTATCCAAGAAACCTGTGGCACGGGGTGTTGACGCCGATCGGCGCGGCGCAGGATTTCGTCGTGGTGGATCGCGGCGGCGACGGGAACAATCTCGAGGAGTTTCATTTCCCCGAGCCCTACGAAATCCATCTGCCCGCCGGATTCCAGCCATGA